One segment of Corynebacterium atrinae DNA contains the following:
- a CDS encoding CPBP family intramembrane glutamic endopeptidase, with the protein MLSSRLRTPLIYAAIYVLVSQLLPQIFGLFIPKSTTGFWNSLNVGGYFFLAILAVVMFREVFREALAEIKNHPLKVLGQTAIAFVAIFAISALFLLLKGTEGAPTANQEAVNQFLATSAFAVIIAVILGPVVEEIVFREILIGRLSIKFPVWLLSVASVVLFSLIHLRSFTPAGLMEAGQYIAIGVVMTALYLFNGRKLAYPLVGHAVNNLVATGLSFAAISAQSAAA; encoded by the coding sequence TTGTTATCATCGCGCCTGCGCACGCCCCTGATCTACGCGGCAATCTATGTGCTGGTTTCTCAGCTTCTACCGCAAATCTTCGGGCTCTTCATCCCGAAGAGCACCACCGGCTTTTGGAACAGCCTCAATGTGGGAGGGTACTTCTTCCTCGCGATCTTGGCGGTGGTGATGTTTCGGGAGGTGTTCCGTGAGGCCCTGGCCGAGATAAAGAACCATCCGCTCAAGGTCCTAGGTCAGACGGCCATCGCGTTTGTGGCCATCTTTGCCATCTCGGCGTTGTTCCTGCTACTCAAGGGCACGGAGGGGGCGCCGACGGCGAACCAGGAGGCCGTGAACCAGTTCTTGGCCACCTCGGCGTTCGCCGTCATCATCGCGGTAATTCTGGGCCCGGTAGTGGAAGAGATCGTGTTCCGGGAGATTCTCATCGGCCGACTGAGCATCAAGTTCCCAGTGTGGTTGCTCAGCGTGGCGTCGGTGGTGTTGTTTAGCCTCATTCACCTGCGCAGCTTCACGCCCGCAGGCCTGATGGAGGCAGGTCAGTACATTGCGATTGGCGTCGTCATGACCGCGTTGTACCTGTTCAATGGTCGAAAGCTGGCTTATCCCCTTGTGGGCCACGCGGTGAATAACCTCGTGGCCACGGGGTTGAGCTTCGCGGCGATCTCGGCGCAGTCCGCCGCGGCTTAA
- a CDS encoding NADPH-dependent FMN reductase: protein MKIAVFVGSIREGRSGITIGQWAIEQLEARHDGNEYVLVDLKEQDLNPMTANPPRMVKNGDYADPKTRAWAELIGQFDAFIFVTPEYNASIPGPMKDAYDQLFEEWTGKPVGFIGYGAGAARTSVAHWHDIVGRVGMKLVPAQAEFSFTEHFPDMVFTPGQQGIDWVNAIADELIDAAAITESANV, encoded by the coding sequence ATGAAGATCGCAGTGTTCGTCGGTTCCATCCGTGAGGGACGCTCCGGCATCACCATCGGCCAGTGGGCCATCGAGCAGCTTGAGGCTCGACACGATGGCAACGAGTACGTGCTCGTTGACCTCAAGGAGCAAGACCTTAACCCCATGACCGCCAACCCCCCGCGCATGGTCAAAAACGGCGATTACGCCGACCCGAAGACCCGCGCCTGGGCGGAACTTATCGGTCAATTCGACGCCTTCATCTTCGTCACCCCGGAGTACAACGCCTCCATTCCTGGCCCGATGAAGGATGCTTATGATCAGCTGTTTGAGGAGTGGACCGGTAAGCCCGTCGGCTTCATCGGTTACGGTGCTGGTGCCGCCCGCACCTCCGTCGCGCACTGGCACGACATCGTTGGACGCGTCGGAATGAAGCTCGTCCCGGCCCAGGCCGAATTCTCCTTCACCGAGCACTTCCCCGACATGGTCTTTACCCCGGGTCAGCAGGGCATTGACTGGGTCAATGCCATCGCCGACGAGCTTATCGACGCTGCCGCTATCACCGAGTCCGCCAACGTCTAG
- a CDS encoding metal ABC transporter ATP-binding protein produces MSEFAHARDLSLGYDRTIAVQPSDFSIPAGKLTAIIGPNGSGKSTLLHALGGLIEPLGGELVVLGGRADAAKRRISYVMQSVSFPEGVPLSVREIVSMGRYPQSGWFGRLNAADKKRIDAVMDRLRVTDLARRHLEELSGGQRQRVYVAQGLAQSHDVLLLDEPLTGLDLVSARTIDEIIHDETDDGRTVVHTTHDLDEARAADHVILMSNRVVAFGPPEQVLTIDNLREAYNLGELHESTGMIVDDPYREC; encoded by the coding sequence ATGAGTGAATTCGCGCACGCCCGCGACCTGAGCCTGGGCTATGACCGCACCATCGCCGTGCAGCCATCGGATTTTTCCATCCCAGCGGGCAAACTCACGGCCATCATCGGCCCCAATGGGTCCGGCAAGTCGACGCTGTTGCACGCTCTCGGCGGGCTCATTGAGCCGCTCGGCGGCGAGTTGGTGGTGTTGGGGGGACGGGCCGATGCGGCTAAACGGCGCATTAGCTACGTCATGCAATCCGTGAGCTTCCCGGAGGGCGTGCCACTGTCAGTGCGCGAGATCGTCTCCATGGGCCGCTATCCCCAGTCGGGGTGGTTTGGGCGGCTAAACGCCGCTGATAAAAAGCGTATCGACGCCGTCATGGACCGCTTGCGCGTCACCGATCTCGCCCGTCGGCACCTGGAAGAGCTGTCCGGCGGGCAGCGCCAGCGCGTCTATGTTGCACAAGGCCTCGCCCAATCACACGACGTGTTGCTCCTCGATGAGCCGCTCACCGGGCTCGATCTCGTGTCCGCTCGCACGATCGATGAGATCATTCACGATGAGACCGATGATGGCCGCACGGTTGTCCACACCACCCATGATCTGGATGAGGCGCGCGCAGCCGACCATGTCATCCTTATGTCCAACCGAGTCGTTGCTTTCGGGCCCCCGGAGCAGGTCTTAACGATTGACAATCTGCGGGAGGCGTACAACCTCGGTGAGCTGCATGAATCGACGGGAATGATCGTCGATGATCCGTATCGTGAGTGCTAA
- a CDS encoding metal ABC transporter permease → MIDWLIEPFLLGFQQRALIGGLIAAVMSATVGVWLVLRGMSFFGDAFVHGVLPGIAAAVVFDFSPILGAAVAAAVMVGAVEVIHRHTNLKEDTAIGLLFVGMMALGVVIISRSSSFTGSLTSILFGDALGVSWAAIQQQAVLAVVVIVGSLLLYRPLLVLSFSPVKAESLGMRPKLTHALLLVLIATAVIGSFQAVGTMLVFSLLVAPPSAAALLSRSIPMMIALSAVIGAASVVIGLILSYYWGTAAAATMALVPIVFFLLVMEVQYLRRRRTKRPAVTAGVAA, encoded by the coding sequence GTGATCGATTGGCTAATAGAACCGTTCTTGCTGGGATTCCAGCAGCGAGCCCTCATCGGTGGACTCATCGCCGCCGTGATGAGCGCCACCGTGGGCGTGTGGCTCGTTCTGCGCGGCATGAGCTTTTTCGGAGACGCCTTCGTCCACGGCGTCCTGCCGGGAATCGCGGCGGCGGTCGTCTTCGACTTCAGCCCCATCCTGGGTGCCGCCGTCGCCGCCGCGGTGATGGTGGGGGCCGTGGAGGTGATTCACCGGCACACCAACCTCAAAGAAGACACGGCTATCGGCCTGTTGTTCGTGGGCATGATGGCCCTGGGCGTGGTCATCATTTCCCGCTCGAGTTCCTTCACCGGCTCGTTGACCAGCATCCTGTTCGGTGATGCCCTCGGCGTGTCATGGGCGGCGATCCAGCAGCAGGCAGTGCTGGCGGTTGTGGTGATCGTCGGTTCGCTTCTGCTCTACCGGCCCCTGCTCGTGCTGTCTTTCTCCCCGGTCAAGGCCGAGTCCCTGGGCATGCGACCCAAGCTCACTCATGCCCTCCTGCTCGTGCTCATCGCCACCGCCGTCATCGGCAGCTTCCAGGCCGTGGGCACGATGCTGGTGTTCAGCCTGCTCGTCGCCCCGCCCTCGGCCGCGGCACTGCTTTCGCGCTCCATTCCCATGATGATTGCGCTATCGGCGGTGATCGGCGCCGCCTCCGTCGTCATCGGCCTCATCCTCAGCTACTACTGGGGTACCGCCGCCGCGGCCACGATGGCGCTCGTGCCCATCGTCTTCTTCCTCCTCGTCATGGAAGTCCAGTATCTCCGCCGTCGGCGCACTAAACGCCCCGCCGTTACCGCGGGAGTGGCAGCATGA
- a CDS encoding metal ABC transporter substrate-binding protein, protein MRLQRSASLIGLAAVSSLALAACSSASDSDNGANDELTIVATTTPLGSVTEQIAACAGGNYTTLMPVGADPHDFSASSAQIAALMKSDVVIANGLGLEDGLATTLDQVELDGIPVVDVAEEFNPLPFGDHDDHDHAGHEGHDHGEFDPHFWLDAGRMAQAAELIGTKAAELSEDSKWSECGNDVSKQLAELDGELRETLAKVPADKRVIVTDHDAFGYFNAAYGFESAGVVVPGGSTEAEPSSQDLAALAATIKDRGVPVIFSNTAVGQGLVDSLAREVGNDVQVVPLYVGSTGPADSPAADYQGMMRENARLIAQALS, encoded by the coding sequence ATGCGCCTCCAGCGATCTGCCTCCCTCATTGGACTTGCCGCAGTCTCCAGCCTCGCGCTAGCCGCCTGCTCTTCTGCCAGCGATTCCGACAATGGCGCCAACGACGAGCTGACCATCGTGGCCACGACAACTCCGCTGGGCAGCGTGACGGAGCAGATCGCCGCCTGCGCCGGTGGCAACTACACCACGTTGATGCCGGTCGGCGCCGATCCGCACGATTTTTCCGCCTCCTCCGCGCAGATCGCGGCGTTGATGAAGTCCGACGTGGTGATCGCCAATGGCCTAGGCCTCGAAGATGGACTGGCCACCACCCTGGACCAGGTCGAACTCGACGGCATCCCCGTCGTGGACGTGGCTGAGGAATTCAACCCCCTTCCCTTCGGTGATCACGATGACCATGATCACGCCGGACATGAAGGGCATGACCACGGCGAATTTGATCCGCACTTCTGGCTCGATGCCGGGCGCATGGCACAGGCTGCGGAGCTCATTGGCACGAAGGCCGCAGAACTCTCCGAGGATTCGAAGTGGTCCGAGTGCGGAAACGACGTGAGCAAGCAACTCGCCGAGCTCGACGGGGAGCTGCGGGAGACCCTGGCTAAGGTTCCGGCGGACAAGCGCGTGATCGTTACTGATCACGATGCCTTTGGGTACTTCAACGCCGCCTACGGCTTCGAATCCGCCGGCGTGGTCGTCCCTGGTGGCTCCACGGAAGCCGAGCCCTCGTCCCAGGATCTCGCAGCGCTGGCCGCGACCATCAAGGACCGGGGAGTTCCGGTGATCTTCTCCAACACCGCCGTTGGCCAGGGCCTGGTCGACTCGCTCGCGCGGGAAGTAGGCAATGACGTGCAGGTCGTTCCGCTGTACGTTGGCAGCACCGGCCCGGCTGATTCTCCGGCCGCAGACTACCAAGGAATGATGCGCGAAAACGCCCGCCTCATCGCCCAAGCGCTCTCCTAA
- a CDS encoding zinc ribbon domain-containing protein YjdM, with protein MSTDTDQLPPCPQCASEFTYEMDPLLVCPECGHEWTPASDTETDGPAEITDAVGNVLVDGDTVTVVKTLKVKGSTQPLKSGTKVRNIRLIDTSDEHNIDCKIDGFGAMKLKSSVVKKA; from the coding sequence ATGAGCACCGACACCGATCAATTGCCGCCCTGCCCCCAGTGCGCGAGCGAGTTCACCTACGAGATGGACCCCCTGCTGGTGTGCCCCGAATGCGGCCACGAATGGACCCCGGCCTCAGACACTGAGACCGATGGCCCCGCAGAGATCACCGATGCGGTGGGAAACGTGCTTGTCGACGGCGACACAGTCACCGTCGTCAAAACCCTCAAGGTCAAAGGCTCCACGCAGCCGCTGAAGTCGGGCACGAAGGTGCGCAACATCCGCCTCATCGATACCTCCGATGAGCACAATATCGACTGCAAAATCGATGGCTTCGGGGCCATGAAACTGAAATCAAGCGTGGTCAAGAAGGCTTAG
- a CDS encoding VIT1/CCC1 transporter family protein yields the protein MAISQVLLGHRGEAHNTGHNSRLNWLRAGVLGANDGIVSVAALLLGIIATGADEGPILTAGIAATVAGAVSMSLGEYVSVSAQKDSERMLMDKEKRELAELPEAEEEELVGILQTYGIERTTAEKAAAEIGAGDPLPVHLKLELGMTEGELTSPLAAAGSSAAAFLLGAILPMLAVLVAPHDYMAWIVTIITLVALAITGVVSAYLAGTSKLRSMLRLLIGGSAGLALTYFAGALFGGMA from the coding sequence ATGGCTATATCTCAAGTCTTGCTCGGACATAGGGGCGAAGCTCACAATACTGGCCACAACTCGCGCCTCAATTGGCTTCGCGCCGGAGTCCTCGGAGCTAACGACGGAATTGTCTCGGTAGCCGCGCTTCTTTTGGGCATCATCGCAACCGGGGCTGACGAGGGTCCAATTCTCACGGCCGGCATTGCCGCAACCGTTGCTGGTGCCGTGTCGATGTCCCTGGGCGAGTATGTCTCAGTGTCCGCGCAAAAGGACTCAGAGCGGATGCTCATGGACAAAGAGAAAAGAGAGCTAGCAGAGTTGCCGGAGGCGGAGGAAGAAGAGCTGGTTGGCATTCTTCAGACCTATGGAATTGAACGCACCACCGCCGAGAAAGCTGCCGCGGAGATCGGGGCGGGTGATCCCCTGCCGGTGCATCTGAAGCTCGAGTTGGGAATGACCGAAGGTGAGTTGACTAGTCCACTGGCGGCGGCGGGCTCATCCGCGGCGGCCTTCCTCCTGGGTGCCATCCTGCCGATGCTGGCTGTACTTGTCGCTCCACATGACTACATGGCGTGGATCGTCACGATTATTACTTTGGTGGCCCTGGCGATCACTGGAGTGGTATCCGCCTACCTGGCCGGAACATCAAAGCTTCGCTCAATGTTGCGGCTACTCATCGGTGGTTCGGCGGGCTTGGCACTGACCTACTTCGCCGGTGCGTTGTTCGGCGGAATGGCCTAA
- a CDS encoding DUF2231 domain-containing protein: MTMSVAGIPAHPLIVHLTVVAVPVAALLLLVWAVAPRLRGRLATLTVVVAAVGAAATLGAKFTGEALLEAQGFSEHNPGPVADHAGWADFLTVAVFVMLAVAAGYWFFSRRPATGSVIMVAIRVLAAAVAVAALVTVIGTGHEGAALVWANNGS; this comes from the coding sequence ATGACCATGTCAGTTGCCGGGATTCCGGCTCACCCACTCATCGTCCACCTCACCGTGGTAGCGGTCCCCGTGGCCGCGCTCCTTCTTCTCGTCTGGGCCGTGGCTCCACGGCTGCGCGGCCGGTTGGCTACGTTGACCGTAGTCGTCGCCGCAGTAGGTGCCGCAGCTACTCTTGGCGCCAAGTTCACCGGAGAGGCTCTTCTGGAGGCCCAAGGATTCTCGGAGCACAATCCCGGCCCCGTGGCCGATCACGCCGGGTGGGCGGACTTTCTCACCGTGGCCGTGTTCGTCATGTTGGCTGTCGCGGCAGGCTATTGGTTCTTCTCCCGTCGACCAGCGACAGGCAGCGTCATCATGGTCGCAATTCGAGTGTTGGCGGCGGCCGTTGCTGTCGCCGCCCTGGTCACTGTCATTGGCACCGGTCACGAGGGTGCCGCCCTCGTGTGGGCCAACAACGGAAGTTAG
- a CDS encoding NUDIX hydrolase produces MPTPDFILALRDKVGHDPLWLPGVTAIVLRDVPPGAPLWAVPEVLLVKRADDGRWTPVCGICEPGEDPSETALREVKEETLIDARVEALLGVGQVGPVTYSNGDVTAYMDTCLRLSPVGEAEPRVGDEESTEVGWFEVSRLPQSITPRFRLNIADAVAQLKHPAGFRPRIGYRKRDR; encoded by the coding sequence ATGCCCACTCCCGATTTCATCCTCGCCCTGCGGGACAAGGTCGGCCACGATCCCTTATGGCTGCCCGGCGTCACGGCCATCGTCCTGCGGGATGTGCCGCCGGGGGCACCTCTGTGGGCCGTCCCGGAGGTGTTATTGGTCAAGCGTGCCGACGATGGCCGGTGGACCCCGGTGTGCGGCATCTGCGAGCCCGGCGAAGACCCGTCGGAGACGGCTCTGCGGGAAGTCAAGGAAGAAACGCTTATCGACGCCCGCGTCGAAGCCCTCCTCGGCGTCGGCCAGGTCGGGCCCGTCACCTACTCCAACGGCGATGTCACCGCCTACATGGACACCTGCTTGCGCCTGTCTCCGGTAGGGGAGGCCGAACCGCGGGTTGGGGACGAGGAATCGACGGAGGTGGGCTGGTTCGAGGTCTCTCGGCTTCCGCAATCGATCACCCCGCGTTTCCGCCTGAACATTGCGGATGCGGTGGCGCAGTTGAAGCACCCGGCTGGGTTCCGCCCCCGCATTGGCTATCGCAAGCGCGATCGTTAG
- a CDS encoding trypsin-like serine protease has product MRTGIWATTAIMIAAGVAGIAGYAITEQAAHPTVLSEAAPAPEQFVPSASVRVPTDSPWAPGTAVSITSTLPVPGQEIRVGQCTIAYSFTAGEKAYAVTASHCGQVGNHVWASTSDMQANFDTPVGTFIYSDLYDPAGERLDAGIIEITNRWIPMRAPDNAAGTAVAQEIGALPPVVCKYGNTTGETCGAPEASEAWAILTGHDGSELEAFASTAQVCAQPGDSGGPVYADLEGQRVIIGLVSGTRGAADATGCDLGLEAMTMSYTAMPQIQQLVDRVVPGGDYL; this is encoded by the coding sequence GTGAGAACTGGCATCTGGGCCACCACCGCAATCATGATCGCTGCCGGGGTGGCCGGCATCGCGGGCTATGCCATCACCGAGCAGGCGGCCCACCCGACTGTCCTGTCTGAGGCCGCCCCCGCGCCAGAGCAGTTCGTACCCAGCGCCTCGGTCCGCGTGCCAACGGACAGTCCTTGGGCGCCCGGCACGGCGGTGAGCATCACGTCAACACTGCCAGTTCCGGGTCAAGAGATCCGCGTTGGTCAGTGCACCATCGCTTACAGCTTCACGGCGGGGGAGAAGGCCTACGCGGTGACGGCTTCGCACTGTGGCCAGGTGGGCAACCACGTCTGGGCGAGCACCTCCGATATGCAGGCGAATTTCGACACCCCGGTGGGAACTTTCATCTACTCCGATCTTTATGATCCTGCCGGGGAGAGGCTCGATGCCGGGATCATCGAGATCACGAATCGGTGGATCCCCATGCGGGCCCCAGATAATGCAGCTGGCACTGCGGTGGCGCAGGAGATCGGCGCCTTGCCGCCCGTGGTCTGCAAATACGGGAACACGACCGGGGAGACGTGTGGCGCGCCGGAGGCTTCCGAGGCGTGGGCCATCCTCACCGGCCACGACGGCTCTGAGCTTGAGGCCTTTGCCTCCACCGCGCAGGTCTGCGCCCAGCCCGGCGATTCCGGTGGCCCGGTCTACGCCGACCTAGAGGGCCAGCGCGTCATCATTGGGCTGGTTTCCGGCACCCGTGGCGCTGCCGATGCCACCGGGTGTGACCTCGGGCTTGAGGCAATGACAATGTCGTATACTGCCATGCCCCAGATCCAGCAGCTCGTCGACCGGGTCGTTCCCGGCGGGGACTACCTCTAG
- the thrC gene encoding threonine synthase, with translation MKYISTRDASRTPVSFTDILLGGLAPDGGLYLPEEYPQLSDEQLTRWRSLLAEEGYAALAAEVLGLFVDDIPAADLEAIAHRAYHTPKFASEEIVPVTHLAGSLYIGHLSEGPTAAFKDMAMQLLGELFEYELARRGETINILGATSGDTGSSAEYAMRGRDGIRVFMLTPAGRMTPFQQAQMFGLDDPNIFNIALDGVFDDCQDVVKAVSADAEYKREHRIGAVNSINWARLMAQVVYYISSWLKVTESNDQLVSFAVPTGNFGDICAGHIARQMGLPIDRLIVATNENDVLDEFFRTGNYRPRPAEETMATSSPSMDISRASNFERFVFDVLGRDADRTAQFFGVDVKMGGFSLADDPAFPAIADPDGFGFASGRSTHEDRVATIRETFERLGVLLDPHTADGVHVARGWVGEIDSPIVCLETALPVKFGDTIEEAIGQQPAVPERFRGILDAERHVVDLPNDAETVKQFLSDSIRTTTV, from the coding sequence GTGAAATACATTTCGACGCGAGACGCTTCCCGTACCCCCGTTTCCTTCACCGATATCCTCCTCGGTGGGTTGGCGCCGGACGGCGGGCTGTACCTGCCCGAAGAGTATCCTCAGCTCAGCGATGAGCAGCTCACCCGCTGGCGCAGTCTGCTCGCTGAAGAAGGCTACGCCGCCTTAGCCGCAGAGGTGCTGGGGCTCTTTGTCGATGACATCCCGGCCGCGGACCTGGAGGCCATTGCGCATCGGGCGTACCACACGCCGAAGTTCGCCAGCGAGGAGATCGTCCCCGTCACGCACCTGGCTGGTTCGTTGTATATCGGCCACTTGTCGGAGGGTCCCACCGCGGCCTTCAAAGACATGGCGATGCAGTTGCTCGGCGAGCTCTTTGAATACGAACTTGCGCGGCGCGGCGAGACCATTAACATCCTCGGCGCTACCTCAGGCGATACCGGCTCTTCCGCCGAGTACGCCATGCGCGGACGCGACGGCATCAGGGTGTTCATGCTTACCCCGGCTGGTCGGATGACTCCGTTCCAGCAGGCTCAGATGTTTGGCCTCGACGATCCCAACATTTTCAACATCGCCCTCGACGGGGTTTTTGATGATTGCCAGGATGTGGTCAAGGCCGTGTCTGCGGATGCGGAGTACAAGCGCGAGCACCGCATTGGCGCCGTCAACTCCATCAACTGGGCTCGCTTGATGGCGCAGGTGGTCTACTACATCTCCTCGTGGCTCAAGGTCACCGAGAGCAATGATCAGCTGGTTTCTTTCGCTGTGCCCACCGGCAACTTCGGCGACATTTGTGCTGGTCACATCGCCCGCCAGATGGGCCTGCCAATTGATCGCCTTATCGTCGCCACCAACGAAAATGATGTGCTGGATGAGTTCTTCCGCACGGGCAACTATCGGCCGCGCCCGGCTGAGGAAACGATGGCCACCTCGTCGCCGTCGATGGATATCTCCCGCGCCTCGAACTTCGAGCGCTTCGTCTTCGACGTGCTCGGCCGCGATGCTGATCGCACCGCGCAGTTCTTCGGCGTTGATGTCAAAATGGGTGGTTTCTCGCTTGCCGACGACCCCGCGTTCCCCGCGATCGCCGACCCGGACGGGTTCGGCTTTGCTTCCGGTCGCTCGACCCACGAGGACCGGGTCGCCACCATTCGGGAGACGTTCGAGCGCCTTGGAGTCCTCCTCGATCCGCACACTGCGGACGGAGTGCACGTCGCTCGCGGCTGGGTAGGTGAGATCGATTCGCCCATCGTGTGTTTGGAAACAGCCCTGCCGGTGAAGTTCGGCGACACCATTGAGGAAGCCATTGGCCAGCAGCCAGCAGTTCCGGAGCGTTTCCGTGGCATCCTGGACGCCGAGCGCCATGTGGTTGACCTGCCGAATGACGCCGAGACCGTGAAACAGTTCTTGTCTGACTCGATCCGCACCACGACCGTCTAG
- a CDS encoding MFS transporter, whose translation MNKPRLDPHPREQVTRKAITVWVFAVLVYVVAITGRTSFGVASVDAIERFDVDASRIAVFTSVQIGVYAFAQIPVGMLTDRFGPRKMLVVGAIIMALGQVILAFSTSYWVAIIARVFIGAGDATAFLSVMRILPYWFPLKKTPLFTQMTAAIGQTGQFLSAVPFLTLLHGPGWTPAFLSLGALGIIIALAAWVAVADSPEAWAAAEKGKETEKKPAPERMPMGKLLATVFREPLCWQGFFNHYASMMPQIVFTLLWGVPMMTLGMGLSPSTVGMVLSINVVASMAAGPILGPISARLGSNRVVAAILFAGCIGLTWIIFFLPAEPRGVSAIIVVNIVMALFTPSSNYGFDDIREGLDRRIVATATGMSNMGGFFAGMFAAQAVGFLLDYSSDGAAYTWADFRLAWWAVIIAWGIGILGLITFRFIVARRRARREAEGLGSGTVRIVESSDG comes from the coding sequence GTGAACAAGCCGCGCCTCGACCCCCACCCCCGTGAACAAGTAACCAGAAAAGCTATCACCGTTTGGGTGTTTGCCGTGCTGGTCTACGTCGTGGCGATTACCGGGCGCACCTCCTTCGGCGTCGCCTCAGTCGATGCCATTGAGCGTTTCGACGTCGATGCCTCCCGCATCGCCGTCTTCACCTCCGTCCAAATCGGCGTCTACGCCTTCGCGCAGATTCCCGTCGGCATGCTCACCGACCGTTTCGGACCGCGCAAAATGCTCGTCGTCGGCGCGATCATCATGGCCCTGGGCCAGGTCATTTTGGCGTTCTCGACCTCGTACTGGGTAGCGATCATCGCCCGCGTATTCATCGGGGCCGGCGATGCCACCGCCTTCCTGTCGGTCATGCGCATCCTCCCCTACTGGTTCCCCCTGAAAAAGACCCCGCTGTTTACCCAGATGACAGCTGCCATCGGTCAGACCGGTCAATTTCTTTCCGCCGTGCCCTTCCTCACCCTCCTGCACGGGCCCGGCTGGACCCCCGCATTCCTCAGCCTCGGCGCACTGGGCATCATCATCGCGCTGGCCGCGTGGGTCGCGGTGGCCGATTCCCCCGAGGCTTGGGCAGCAGCGGAAAAGGGGAAGGAGACGGAAAAGAAGCCCGCACCAGAACGGATGCCCATGGGCAAGCTCCTGGCCACCGTGTTCCGCGAACCACTGTGCTGGCAAGGATTTTTCAACCACTACGCCTCAATGATGCCGCAGATCGTCTTCACCTTGCTCTGGGGTGTGCCGATGATGACCTTGGGCATGGGCCTTTCTCCCTCGACCGTCGGCATGGTCTTGTCCATCAACGTCGTCGCATCCATGGCCGCCGGGCCTATCCTCGGCCCCATTTCCGCCCGCCTGGGTAGCAACCGCGTCGTCGCCGCCATCCTCTTCGCCGGCTGCATTGGCCTCACCTGGATCATTTTCTTCCTGCCCGCCGAACCTCGCGGAGTTTCCGCAATCATCGTGGTCAACATCGTCATGGCGCTGTTCACCCCCTCCTCCAACTACGGCTTCGACGACATCCGTGAGGGCCTCGACCGCCGCATCGTTGCCACTGCCACCGGCATGTCCAACATGGGCGGCTTCTTCGCGGGCATGTTCGCCGCCCAAGCCGTAGGATTCCTCCTCGACTATTCCTCCGACGGTGCCGCCTATACCTGGGCCGACTTCCGTCTGGCCTGGTGGGCCGTCATCATCGCGTGGGGCATCGGCATCCTCGGCCTTATCACCTTCCGCTTCATCGTCGCTCGCCGTCGCGCTCGCCGCGAGGCAGAGGGACTTGGCAGCGGCACCGTCCGGATTGTGGAATCCTCGGACGGCTAG
- a CDS encoding AAA family ATPase: protein MFITAVRLEDSQDDSYVRHLPVVRHLVQLNGLRLNSPVTIIVGDNGSGKSTLVESIAVAVGFDSSGGPLRKHLPANAAPSHSELAQWITLHGKEIPLRGYFLRAETHYDAVDALEVEAPDPVDSLKHMSHGESVMTLLDEQISEAAGLYLFDEPESGLSVVRQMALVAEIHQAVRQGSQFIIATHSPIILAVPGATIVEINEEGMAETVYDEAEAVVATREFLDDPAGTLRYLME, encoded by the coding sequence ATGTTCATCACCGCGGTGCGCCTGGAAGATTCCCAGGACGACAGCTATGTCCGCCATCTTCCCGTGGTGCGACACCTCGTGCAGCTAAATGGCCTGCGCTTGAATAGCCCTGTCACCATCATCGTTGGTGATAACGGGTCGGGAAAGTCGACTCTCGTGGAGTCCATCGCCGTTGCGGTGGGATTCGACAGCAGTGGTGGGCCCCTGCGCAAGCATTTACCTGCTAACGCTGCGCCCTCGCACTCCGAGCTGGCCCAGTGGATCACTCTGCATGGCAAAGAGATTCCGTTGCGGGGCTATTTCCTGCGCGCTGAGACTCATTACGATGCGGTTGATGCTCTCGAGGTGGAGGCCCCAGACCCCGTTGATTCACTCAAGCACATGTCGCATGGTGAATCCGTGATGACCTTGCTCGACGAGCAGATTAGCGAGGCCGCCGGGCTGTATCTTTTCGATGAGCCTGAGTCGGGGCTCTCGGTGGTGAGGCAAATGGCGCTGGTTGCGGAGATCCACCAGGCCGTGCGGCAGGGTAGCCAGTTCATCATCGCCACTCATTCACCGATCATCCTGGCGGTTCCGGGTGCGACGATCGTTGAGATCAACGAGGAAGGCATGGCGGAGACGGTCTACGACGAGGCAGAGGCGGTCGTGGCGACGCGGGAGTTCCTGGATGATCCGGCCGGTACCCTGCGCTACCTCATGGAATAG